A window of the Bacillus sp. A301a_S52 genome harbors these coding sequences:
- a CDS encoding GNAT family N-acetyltransferase — translation MKLSFIIEADDKIIGFLVGFMSQDKSDEAYIHFVGVHPDYRNRRIAKRLYERFFMVVVHSGCRVVRCITSPINRTSIAFHKKMGFVIEAGDKMIDGVAVHTGHDGSGNDRVLFTKNIENDGDYGGM, via the coding sequence TTGAAGCTTAGCTTTATCATTGAAGCCGATGACAAGATCATCGGCTTTCTCGTTGGCTTTATGTCACAAGATAAATCGGATGAAGCTTACATTCATTTTGTCGGTGTTCATCCTGACTATCGAAACCGGCGGATAGCTAAGCGGTTATATGAACGTTTCTTTATGGTAGTTGTCCATTCCGGTTGCCGTGTTGTCCGTTGTATCACGTCTCCCATAAACCGCACGTCAATTGCTTTTCATAAAAAGATGGGATTCGTTATTGAAGCTGGTGATAAAATGATCGACGGCGTAGCGGTTCACACTGGTCATGATGGCTCAGGAAATGATCGTGTTTTATTTACGAAAAACATAGAAAACGATGGTGATTATGGAGGAATGTAA
- a CDS encoding pirin family protein produces MNRLIKDHWYVQYSEETLPAIQKGWVLPVDKWADCDPFILMAEDWFKKGTFPDHPHRGFQTVTYVIDGRLEHIDNAGGRDILQAGDVQYMNAGWAARHAEDGVENDIAHTLQLWVNLPKEKKKTDTFYQNVYAEKAPVVAIPGGTLKVFSGSIAGITGPLQTIVPMTLTEINLEAGAEYIHRTPANHNAFLYVLSGDVTIGKGEEEEIQLKKHGVATFQYDETGDSHVVSDCRLIANERRTKLLFYSGLPIKEHIVPYGPFVMNTMDEIKEAYRDYHNGKFGPPAI; encoded by the coding sequence TTGAATAGACTCATAAAAGACCATTGGTACGTTCAATATAGTGAAGAAACACTCCCTGCTATTCAAAAAGGATGGGTATTGCCAGTAGACAAATGGGCTGACTGTGACCCTTTTATTTTAATGGCGGAAGATTGGTTCAAAAAAGGAACATTTCCTGATCATCCTCATAGAGGCTTTCAAACAGTCACGTATGTGATTGACGGTCGCCTGGAGCATATTGATAATGCAGGAGGCAGAGACATTTTACAAGCTGGTGATGTTCAATATATGAATGCTGGCTGGGCAGCAAGACACGCAGAAGACGGTGTAGAAAATGATATTGCCCACACCTTGCAATTGTGGGTAAACTTGCCGAAAGAAAAGAAAAAAACTGATACTTTTTATCAAAATGTATATGCGGAAAAGGCGCCTGTCGTCGCAATTCCCGGTGGTACCTTAAAAGTGTTCTCCGGCTCTATTGCAGGCATAACAGGGCCTTTACAAACAATCGTCCCTATGACATTAACGGAAATTAATTTAGAGGCAGGAGCCGAATACATCCACCGTACTCCTGCTAACCACAATGCTTTCTTATACGTCCTATCGGGCGACGTGACGATTGGTAAAGGGGAAGAGGAAGAGATACAGCTTAAAAAACACGGTGTTGCTACGTTTCAATACGATGAAACGGGAGATTCTCACGTAGTGAGCGACTGTCGATTGATTGCTAACGAGCGGCGAACAAAGCTCCTTTTTTATAGCGGTTTACCTATTAAGGAACATATTGTTCCATATGGACCTTTCGTCATGAACACGATGGATGAAATTAAAGAAGCTTATCGCGATTACCACAATGGAAAATTTGGCCCACCGGCTATTTAA
- a CDS encoding NUDIX hydrolase, producing MDYVKALRQQVGNRPLILTGAAVIIMNESEEILLQHRIDGGWGLPGGLMELGETLEQTARREVAEETGLQLGNLNLLNVFSGPDFYYKLENGDEFYAVSVIFVTNTFSGELVMDETESRDLQFLSLAHLPKGVTPEYQRYIDYFLKHRQDVGL from the coding sequence GTGGATTATGTTAAAGCCCTACGCCAACAAGTCGGTAATAGACCGCTTATTCTAACAGGAGCTGCTGTAATTATAATGAACGAAAGTGAAGAGATTCTACTTCAACATCGGATCGATGGTGGGTGGGGATTACCAGGTGGTTTAATGGAACTGGGTGAGACGTTGGAACAGACAGCGAGGCGGGAAGTAGCAGAAGAAACAGGGCTTCAGCTAGGAAATCTTAATTTGTTAAACGTTTTTTCTGGTCCAGATTTCTACTATAAGCTTGAAAATGGGGATGAGTTTTATGCCGTGTCCGTTATATTTGTGACGAACACATTTAGCGGTGAACTCGTGATGGATGAGACGGAATCACGGGATCTACAATTTCTCAGCCTGGCACACCTCCCGAAGGGCGTGACACCCGAGTATCAAAGATATATTGATTATTTTCTAAAGCATCGACAAGACGTAGGCTTGTAA
- a CDS encoding AraC family transcriptional regulator — MKEFIKSDVLSPIDFLHGGQFVAGEGWSHMKRHLDICVMIIAIHHDLYIQQNDTHYHVKPGDVLFLLPHRLHVGYKVSDPGTSYYWFHFNFSSAVSILSDQDIQQEITSIRSNPHTSPLKNNGTIMLPVHSRPKYIERIRILSKQLLDVSKANYYNHYAVDYLATSLLIELSEQTITHVNTSLEKSSPEKKLDTILEWIRIQALNHISVTMIAQEFNYNKDYLTRLFKKETGMTIQEYITMLRLSKAKELLARTNESVKMIAFTIGLKDEKYFMRFFKKFEKMTPSEYREAYYRTPMNNK, encoded by the coding sequence ATGAAAGAATTTATAAAATCCGATGTGTTATCTCCCATCGACTTCCTACATGGAGGGCAATTCGTGGCTGGAGAAGGCTGGAGCCATATGAAACGACATCTTGATATTTGTGTGATGATTATCGCTATTCATCATGACTTGTACATTCAGCAAAACGATACACACTATCATGTGAAGCCGGGTGATGTGTTGTTTTTACTACCTCACAGGCTACATGTCGGTTACAAAGTGTCAGACCCTGGCACGAGCTATTATTGGTTCCATTTTAATTTTTCATCAGCTGTATCCATTTTATCTGATCAAGACATCCAACAAGAGATTACAAGCATTCGCTCCAATCCTCATACGTCCCCTTTGAAAAATAATGGCACGATTATGTTACCTGTACACTCACGACCAAAATATATTGAAAGAATTCGCATCTTAAGTAAACAACTACTCGATGTATCAAAGGCCAACTACTATAATCACTACGCCGTTGATTATTTAGCCACCTCCTTACTTATTGAGTTATCAGAACAAACGATTACGCATGTTAATACATCACTTGAAAAATCGTCTCCTGAGAAAAAGCTCGATACCATTCTTGAATGGATACGGATTCAAGCATTAAACCATATTTCAGTCACTATGATCGCACAAGAATTTAACTACAATAAAGATTATTTAACCCGCCTGTTTAAAAAGGAAACTGGCATGACCATTCAAGAGTACATTACGATGTTGCGGCTCTCTAAAGCAAAAGAACTTCTCGCTAGAACGAACGAAAGCGTTAAAATGATTGCTTTTACGATCGGTCTAAAAGACGAGAAGTACTTTATGCGCTTTTTTAAAAAATTTGAAAAAATGACACCGTCGGAATATAGAGAAGCCTACTATCGAACACCGATGAATAACAAGTAG
- a CDS encoding carboxymuconolactone decarboxylase family protein, producing the protein MPRIKKAAHGDTPFQQLLGHNVQIMTSWNTLGETLERAGRLTSSLKEQVRRTLAQKNGCAYCKAKGKPDTAISDEKTLVATGFADVFLTQKGDIPDSVFHVLKDTFSDEEISELVAFITFTTAQQYFGAIMQLEG; encoded by the coding sequence ATGCCGAGAATTAAGAAAGCAGCACATGGGGACACCCCTTTTCAACAGTTATTAGGACACAATGTACAAATTATGACGTCTTGGAACACTCTAGGTGAGACACTTGAACGAGCCGGGCGTTTAACCAGTTCTTTAAAAGAGCAAGTGAGACGGACGTTGGCACAGAAGAACGGCTGTGCTTATTGTAAAGCAAAAGGGAAGCCAGATACGGCAATTTCAGATGAAAAAACGCTCGTGGCAACAGGATTTGCAGATGTTTTCCTCACACAAAAAGGAGACATCCCAGACAGTGTGTTTCATGTGCTGAAGGACACCTTTTCAGATGAAGAAATTAGTGAACTCGTCGCTTTTATCACGTTTACGACCGCCCAGCAATATTTTGGTGCGATCATGCAACTGGAAGGATAA
- a CDS encoding glycoside hydrolase family 127 protein: protein MSLNEAYLLELEPDRLLARYREYAGLKPKAPNYKGWEDMEISGHTLGHYLSACAMMWAATGNKDIKERVTYIVEELALCQKSDGDGFISGIPRGKEIFEEVRAGKITSQGFDLNGGWVPLYSLHKVFAGLRDAYYYADNKKALDVEKKLGEWLAGIVNPLNEAQLTALLRCEYGGMNEVLVDLAVDTKDDTFLALANKFYHKQILDSLKEKRDTLAGNHANTQIPKVIGLAKKYEATGEEDSRAIAEFFWERVVNHHSYVIGGHSYAEHFGEPGRLNSRLGATTCETCNTYNMLKLTRHTFKWNQLAEQGDYYERALFNHILASQHPEDGRVNYFLSLDMGGQKDYRSKFEEFSCCVGTGMENHASYGKGIYYYSEKSLFITQYLPSKLKWQEHGVEVIQKTTYPDDEHINVEFHTDQPIKLAINLRVPYWAEKGVEVTINGAPMKVNETPSHFITIERIWSQGDTIDLTLPMSLRIEPMPDNANRVAFMYGPLVLAGEVNRNETTESDDRLSEVFPVPVLISEKDHLLDHFHKDKQSFMWKTEGLGYPYDVHLIPFYQMHDHHYTVYWDVFSKEEWQKAESGYKLALEQHRLEQERTVDVVQPGEMQPERDHHFKGEHVSHSSVFNRAYRSTWKNGWFSFELAVLPAMVMQLVVTYPLEEDDTIGFDIFVDEQCITNDLIRSDDLNQFTYSTYLLPYELTKGKEHVTITFKSHDEHRVAKVAEISTVKRHY from the coding sequence ATGTCTCTCAATGAAGCTTATTTACTTGAATTGGAGCCTGACCGTCTACTGGCACGGTATCGGGAATATGCTGGTCTAAAACCGAAAGCCCCTAATTATAAAGGTTGGGAGGATATGGAGATTTCAGGACATACACTTGGCCACTATTTATCTGCTTGTGCCATGATGTGGGCGGCCACAGGGAATAAAGACATTAAGGAACGTGTGACGTATATAGTAGAGGAGTTAGCATTGTGCCAGAAAAGTGATGGAGACGGTTTTATATCTGGTATTCCACGGGGGAAAGAGATTTTTGAAGAAGTGAGAGCGGGAAAAATTACGTCTCAGGGCTTTGATCTTAATGGTGGTTGGGTCCCACTGTATTCACTGCATAAAGTATTTGCAGGGCTTCGAGACGCCTATTACTACGCAGACAATAAAAAAGCATTGGACGTCGAGAAAAAGCTAGGTGAGTGGCTCGCAGGAATCGTTAACCCACTAAACGAAGCACAATTGACGGCGTTATTGAGATGTGAATACGGAGGTATGAACGAAGTTCTCGTTGACTTAGCAGTAGATACAAAGGATGACACGTTTTTAGCGTTAGCTAATAAATTTTATCACAAACAAATTCTTGATTCCTTAAAAGAGAAGAGAGATACATTAGCCGGGAACCATGCGAACACACAAATACCGAAAGTGATTGGTTTGGCTAAAAAATATGAAGCCACAGGTGAAGAAGATTCACGGGCTATTGCAGAGTTTTTTTGGGAACGAGTCGTGAACCACCATTCATATGTTATCGGTGGTCATAGCTATGCAGAGCATTTCGGAGAGCCAGGTAGGTTGAATTCAAGGTTGGGAGCGACCACATGCGAAACGTGTAATACGTACAATATGCTAAAACTCACACGGCATACGTTTAAATGGAACCAGTTGGCTGAACAGGGTGATTATTATGAACGGGCATTATTTAATCATATTTTAGCTTCTCAGCACCCGGAAGACGGTCGTGTTAATTATTTTCTTTCGTTAGATATGGGTGGACAGAAAGATTATCGGTCAAAGTTTGAAGAATTCTCATGCTGTGTAGGGACAGGGATGGAGAATCATGCAAGCTATGGAAAAGGTATTTATTATTATAGTGAAAAGTCTCTTTTTATTACACAATATCTTCCTTCCAAGTTAAAGTGGCAAGAACATGGGGTGGAAGTAATTCAAAAGACAACTTATCCTGACGACGAACACATAAACGTAGAATTTCACACTGATCAACCAATTAAACTAGCTATCAATCTACGAGTCCCCTACTGGGCTGAAAAAGGTGTTGAAGTAACGATAAATGGGGCCCCCATGAAAGTAAATGAAACACCATCTCATTTCATTACGATTGAGCGCATTTGGTCTCAAGGTGACACAATCGATTTGACGTTGCCTATGTCTCTTAGAATTGAACCTATGCCGGATAACGCCAATCGCGTCGCCTTCATGTATGGTCCGCTCGTTTTAGCGGGAGAGGTTAATCGTAACGAAACAACAGAATCAGATGACAGGCTCAGTGAGGTGTTTCCTGTCCCTGTCTTAATAAGTGAGAAAGATCATTTATTAGACCATTTTCATAAAGATAAACAATCGTTTATGTGGAAAACGGAGGGGCTTGGGTATCCTTATGATGTTCACCTCATACCGTTTTACCAAATGCACGACCACCATTATACCGTATATTGGGATGTCTTTTCGAAAGAAGAATGGCAAAAAGCTGAGAGTGGATACAAATTGGCTTTGGAACAGCATCGGTTAGAACAAGAGAGAACAGTGGATGTCGTCCAGCCGGGGGAGATGCAGCCGGAAAGAGACCATCATTTTAAAGGTGAACATGTCTCTCATAGTTCTGTATTTAACCGTGCTTATCGTAGTACATGGAAAAATGGGTGGTTTTCGTTCGAATTGGCCGTGTTACCGGCCATGGTGATGCAGCTTGTCGTCACCTATCCGCTTGAAGAAGACGACACGATTGGATTTGATATTTTTGTTGATGAACAGTGTATCACAAATGACCTCATAAGATCAGATGACTTAAATCAGTTCACATATTCCACATACCTCCTTCCGTATGAACTGACAAAAGGAAAAGAGCACGTCACTATTACGTTCAAGTCGCATGACGAACATCGTGTGGCAAAAGTGGCCGAGATAAGCACGGTCAAACGCCATTATTAA
- a CDS encoding class I SAM-dependent methyltransferase: MRDEQFYKALEMGETLFTGWDFSYIEGSGRCASSLLPWSYGSKAITLMRQCRSLLDMGTGGGEFLSLLQPFPSKVYATEGYAPNVAIAKAKLEPLGVNVEQISDDHQLPFHDEQFDLVLNRHESYAPQEVKRILKTGGIFFTQQVGCLDAQDLNKALHKPVNDEYIDWDLKFAVKELTDEGIQVVKAEEAFPTLRFYDIGAVVYYLKAIPWQIPHFSVDDCEEELYVIYEQIKQSGCFDVTQHRFLIEAKAK; encoded by the coding sequence ATGAGAGATGAGCAATTTTATAAAGCACTTGAAATGGGAGAAACGCTTTTTACCGGGTGGGATTTTTCCTATATCGAAGGAAGCGGCCGATGCGCTAGTAGCTTACTGCCATGGTCTTACGGAAGCAAAGCCATAACCCTTATGAGACAGTGTCGTTCCCTACTTGATATGGGGACAGGAGGTGGTGAGTTTTTATCTTTACTTCAGCCATTTCCCTCAAAGGTTTACGCTACGGAAGGTTATGCTCCGAATGTCGCCATAGCAAAGGCCAAGCTTGAACCTTTAGGGGTCAACGTTGAACAGATTTCCGATGATCATCAACTACCATTTCATGACGAGCAATTTGATTTAGTGCTAAATCGTCACGAATCATATGCGCCTCAAGAGGTGAAGCGCATTTTAAAAACGGGTGGTATCTTTTTTACTCAACAAGTAGGTTGTCTAGATGCACAGGACTTAAATAAGGCTCTTCACAAACCGGTGAATGATGAGTATATCGATTGGGATTTGAAGTTTGCTGTGAAAGAGCTGACCGATGAAGGGATTCAAGTAGTCAAAGCTGAAGAAGCTTTCCCAACGTTAAGATTTTATGATATCGGCGCGGTAGTGTATTATTTAAAAGCAATTCCATGGCAGATCCCTCATTTTTCAGTTGACGATTGTGAGGAAGAACTTTACGTGATTTATGAACAGATTAAACAATCTGGATGTTTTGATGTGACACAGCATCGCTTTTTAATAGAAGCGAAGGCTAAATAA
- a CDS encoding DUF664 domain-containing protein: MKDYRLITVNGYSEKIGALVWMLENARSVTLDEVMGLNEDKLDTRLQGDGNTIATLLMHIAAIEYVHQILTFEQRDLTEKEYAKWQPALELGQKACEVYKQQPLSYYITVLQQVREQTLTFLKTQHDSWLFEEDKWANGVPINYYYLWYHVLEDEISHPGQIRMMIRQLSENKRH, from the coding sequence ATGAAGGATTATCGTCTAATCACTGTTAACGGATACTCAGAAAAAATAGGTGCCCTTGTCTGGATGCTTGAAAATGCTAGAAGTGTGACATTGGATGAGGTGATGGGACTTAATGAGGATAAATTGGATACCCGCCTTCAAGGCGACGGGAATACCATTGCGACACTTTTAATGCACATAGCGGCAATTGAATACGTGCACCAAATTCTCACATTTGAACAACGAGACTTAACCGAGAAAGAATATGCTAAATGGCAGCCAGCTTTGGAGCTTGGACAAAAAGCTTGTGAGGTCTATAAACAACAGCCATTGAGTTATTATATAACGGTCTTGCAGCAAGTGAGAGAACAAACATTAACGTTCTTAAAAACACAACATGACAGCTGGCTGTTTGAAGAAGATAAATGGGCTAATGGCGTGCCGATTAATTATTACTACCTTTGGTATCATGTGTTGGAAGACGAAATTAGCCATCCTGGCCAAATAAGAATGATGATACGGCAATTAAGTGAAAACAAACGTCATTGA
- a CDS encoding ABC-F family ATP-binding cassette domain-containing protein — translation MSILSVKKLSHGFGDREIFHDVSFRLLKGEHIGLVGANGEGKSTFMNIITRQLVPDEGTIEWAKNVRVGFLDQHTVLEKGLTMRDVLKGAFQYLFDMEAEMNTMYDQMGDATPDEMETLLEEVGVIQDVLTNNDFYVIDAKIEETARGLGLDEIGLERDVQDLSGGQRTKVLLAKLLLEKPDILLLDEPTNYLDEQHIEWLKRYLQEYDNAFILISHDIPFLNSVINLVYHMEAGELNRYVGDYDHFLHVYDVKKQQLESAYKKQQKEIADLKDFVARNKARVATRNMAMSRQKKLDKMEKIELSQEKPSPEFHFKLARTPGKLIFEATNLVIGYDEPLSEPLNLRMERGQKVALTGANGIGKTTLLKSLLGEITPLDGSVEQGEHLHLGYFEQEIKEQNNLSCIDDVWEAFPHFTQYEVRSALAKCGLMTKHIESKVSVLSGGEKAKVRLCKLINSETNVLVLDEPTNHLDVEAKKELKRALQAYKGSILLISHEPDFYEAIATDVWNGENWTTKVY, via the coding sequence ATGAGTATTTTATCTGTTAAAAAGTTAAGCCATGGGTTCGGTGACAGGGAGATTTTCCACGACGTGTCATTTCGCCTGTTAAAAGGGGAGCACATTGGTCTTGTAGGCGCAAATGGTGAAGGGAAGTCTACCTTTATGAACATTATCACACGTCAACTCGTCCCTGATGAAGGCACGATAGAGTGGGCAAAAAATGTCCGTGTCGGCTTTCTTGATCAGCATACCGTCCTTGAAAAGGGGCTGACGATGCGTGATGTGTTAAAGGGTGCCTTTCAGTATTTATTTGATATGGAAGCAGAGATGAATACGATGTATGACCAGATGGGAGATGCCACACCTGACGAAATGGAAACCCTTCTGGAAGAGGTCGGTGTCATTCAAGATGTGCTTACTAACAATGATTTTTATGTCATTGATGCTAAAATAGAGGAAACTGCCCGAGGACTTGGCCTTGATGAGATTGGCCTTGAGCGAGATGTGCAAGATTTAAGCGGTGGACAACGAACGAAAGTACTGCTAGCTAAGCTTTTATTAGAGAAACCTGATATTCTGTTGTTAGATGAGCCCACTAACTATTTAGATGAGCAGCATATTGAATGGCTAAAGCGGTACTTACAAGAATATGATAATGCGTTTATTTTAATTTCTCACGATATTCCGTTTCTCAATTCGGTCATTAATTTAGTGTACCATATGGAAGCAGGCGAACTAAATCGTTATGTCGGGGACTATGATCACTTCCTCCATGTTTACGATGTAAAAAAGCAACAGCTCGAATCCGCTTATAAAAAGCAGCAAAAAGAAATTGCCGATTTGAAAGATTTTGTCGCCCGTAACAAGGCACGTGTCGCCACACGAAACATGGCCATGTCGAGACAAAAAAAGCTCGATAAAATGGAGAAAATTGAACTTTCACAAGAAAAACCATCACCTGAGTTCCATTTTAAATTAGCTCGTACACCTGGGAAGCTTATTTTTGAAGCGACGAACCTCGTTATCGGCTATGATGAGCCATTGTCAGAACCATTAAACTTAAGAATGGAACGGGGGCAAAAAGTCGCCCTCACAGGTGCGAACGGTATCGGGAAAACAACGCTCTTAAAAAGCTTGCTTGGAGAAATCACACCTCTCGATGGCAGTGTTGAGCAAGGAGAGCATTTACATCTCGGCTATTTTGAACAGGAAATAAAAGAGCAGAACAATTTATCGTGTATTGATGATGTATGGGAAGCGTTCCCGCATTTTACTCAATATGAAGTACGTTCAGCCTTAGCAAAATGTGGTCTGATGACTAAACACATTGAAAGCAAAGTTTCTGTCTTAAGCGGAGGAGAAAAAGCCAAAGTTCGCTTATGTAAACTCATTAACTCAGAAACAAACGTCCTCGTTCTTGACGAGCCAACGAACCACCTTGATGTGGAAGCGAAAAAAGAATTGAAGCGTGCCTTGCAAGCTTACAAAGGCAGTATTCTGCTCATTAGTCACGAGCCTGACTTTTACGAGGCTATTGCTACCGATGTGTGGAACGGAGAGAATTGGACGACAAAAGTATATTAA
- a CDS encoding PhzF family phenazine biosynthesis isomerase, whose amino-acid sequence MTRLVNVYQFDVFSREPGKGNPAGVVLNGDDYSEETMQVIANQVGFNETTFVCHSTTADVRLRYFTPGHEMSLCGHGTMGAIFALLDRGLMVEKRDLTIDTKAGKLVVQHKENGTLMMAQARPQFKPFTGSKQALVKALAITEDDLLEDVPVVYGSTGTWTLLVPVKNLDVCQRMRPHNEAFPRILKEIPKASVHPFCLGGYDGKVHMHARHFSSPFSGTVEDAVTGTASGVMGAYYATYIKPNTAFPLNVIVEQGNEIGKDGRVHVQVLKKEDDSLGVTISGDGVFVKTRKVSLEA is encoded by the coding sequence ATGACACGATTAGTGAACGTTTATCAATTCGATGTTTTCAGCAGGGAGCCGGGAAAAGGAAATCCAGCAGGGGTCGTATTAAATGGAGATGATTATTCGGAAGAAACGATGCAAGTGATCGCCAATCAAGTTGGCTTTAATGAAACAACTTTTGTTTGTCATTCCACAACAGCCGATGTCAGATTACGTTATTTTACCCCGGGGCATGAAATGTCACTATGCGGCCATGGGACAATGGGGGCTATCTTTGCATTATTAGACCGAGGTCTGATGGTGGAAAAGCGCGATTTAACGATTGACACGAAAGCCGGGAAGCTAGTAGTTCAACATAAAGAGAATGGAACCTTAATGATGGCACAAGCCCGACCACAGTTTAAGCCTTTCACAGGGTCAAAACAAGCGCTAGTGAAGGCATTAGCCATCACAGAAGATGACCTTTTAGAAGACGTACCTGTTGTATATGGAAGTACTGGAACATGGACCTTACTTGTACCTGTGAAAAACTTAGACGTGTGTCAGCGAATGCGCCCACATAATGAGGCGTTTCCACGTATATTAAAGGAGATACCGAAAGCATCTGTTCACCCTTTTTGTTTGGGAGGTTATGATGGAAAAGTTCACATGCATGCTCGACACTTTTCTTCTCCTTTTTCAGGAACGGTAGAAGATGCTGTCACAGGAACAGCTTCTGGCGTGATGGGAGCATACTATGCAACATATATTAAACCGAACACAGCCTTCCCGTTGAATGTGATTGTGGAGCAAGGCAACGAAATAGGTAAAGATGGGCGTGTTCACGTGCAAGTGTTGAAAAAGGAAGATGACAGCTTGGGAGTGACAATTTCCGGGGACGGGGTATTTGTGAAAACACGTAAAGTATCATTAGAAGCATAA
- a CDS encoding DEAD/DEAH box helicase yields MNPTTIIPALPTYLQEAWTKSGFKELTPIQQKMIPVALKGTNIVAEAPTGSGKTLAYLLPSLEKIDTSILQAQVVIVASSRELVMQILDNVTNWATGSGITGVALIGGANVKRQQEKLKKKPQVIVGTPGRLVELVKSKKLKLHEVKTLVLDEADQLFAKEHIDEVDTLMKGVMKDCQRIVCSATIPKYVEKQAVERMAAAPEIIRIALDKDMLQRVAHVYLVAERREKPKLLRKLVNMEGMYGLAFSNDIHELETFAERLAFRGKTVGVLHGTTGKQEREQAIKQFRQGEVPILMATDVASRGLDIDDLTHVIQLDLANDIQQYVHRSGRTGRAGKTGTVVSLVTEGEKERLLQIGAKLGITLEEKSLSSGQLV; encoded by the coding sequence ATGAATCCAACGACTATCATACCTGCTTTACCGACATATTTACAAGAGGCTTGGACAAAATCAGGCTTCAAAGAATTAACACCTATTCAGCAAAAGATGATTCCTGTGGCTTTAAAAGGTACTAATATTGTGGCTGAGGCTCCGACAGGATCAGGAAAAACATTGGCATACCTTCTTCCCTCTTTGGAAAAAATCGACACGTCTATTTTGCAGGCACAAGTGGTCATTGTGGCGTCTTCACGTGAATTAGTGATGCAAATATTAGATAATGTTACCAATTGGGCAACGGGAAGTGGTATTACTGGAGTCGCGCTTATAGGTGGCGCTAATGTGAAACGACAGCAAGAAAAACTAAAGAAGAAGCCGCAAGTTATTGTAGGGACGCCGGGACGACTCGTAGAATTAGTCAAGTCAAAAAAATTAAAATTGCATGAAGTGAAAACACTTGTTTTAGATGAAGCGGATCAGTTGTTTGCGAAAGAGCATATTGATGAAGTGGACACGTTGATGAAAGGTGTCATGAAAGACTGTCAGCGTATTGTATGTTCAGCTACCATCCCGAAGTATGTTGAAAAGCAAGCGGTAGAACGCATGGCGGCTGCTCCAGAGATAATCCGTATAGCACTTGATAAAGACATGCTTCAGCGAGTAGCGCACGTGTATCTCGTTGCCGAGAGACGTGAGAAGCCAAAACTGTTAAGAAAACTTGTTAATATGGAAGGCATGTATGGCTTAGCCTTTTCCAATGATATTCATGAATTAGAGACATTTGCTGAACGACTTGCTTTTAGGGGAAAAACGGTCGGTGTTCTTCATGGCACCACTGGGAAGCAAGAGCGGGAACAAGCGATTAAACAATTTAGACAGGGCGAAGTCCCAATTTTAATGGCGACAGATGTGGCTTCACGTGGTCTTGATATTGATGACCTCACTCACGTTATTCAACTTGACTTAGCTAATGATATTCAACAATACGTTCATCGCTCTGGAAGAACAGGCAGAGCGGGGAAGACAGGGACGGTCGTGTCACTCGTGACAGAAGGGGAGAAAGAGCGGTTACTACAAATAGGCGCTAAACTTGGTATTACATTAGAGGAAAAATCGTTGTCTAGTGGCCAACTCGTATAA
- a CDS encoding GNAT family N-acetyltransferase has product MFSTDRIRLRKMMKEDSEVYHTWRNNEQVMMSTSLVMDHYSLEETRDFVTEVILNSSSSKSYIIEEKAGGKPIGVTSLIHMDYKNRHAECVIDIGDTSYWGQGYASEALKLLLSYAFSELNMHRISLRVFSFNDKAIKLYNKLGFRHEGTSRESLFRQSRWFDIIHMGMLQEEYKATDWGSKNLVF; this is encoded by the coding sequence TTGTTTAGCACAGACAGAATTCGTTTAAGGAAAATGATGAAAGAAGATAGTGAGGTGTATCATACATGGCGAAACAATGAGCAGGTGATGATGTCTACTAGTCTTGTTATGGATCACTATTCTTTAGAAGAAACGAGAGACTTCGTAACTGAGGTTATCTTGAACAGTTCCTCTTCAAAAAGTTATATTATCGAGGAAAAAGCCGGAGGAAAGCCGATCGGAGTTACATCTTTAATACATATGGATTATAAAAACAGACATGCAGAATGTGTTATTGACATTGGTGACACGTCATATTGGGGACAAGGCTATGCGTCTGAAGCGTTAAAGCTCTTATTGTCATACGCCTTTTCTGAACTAAACATGCATCGTATTTCTTTGCGTGTCTTCTCATTTAATGACAAGGCAATTAAACTCTATAATAAACTAGGGTTTCGCCACGAGGGTACCAGTAGAGAAAGTCTATTTAGACAAAGTCGCTGGTTCGATATTATTCACATGGGAATGCTACAAGAAGAATATAAAGCAACTGATTGGGGTTCTAAAAACTTAGTTTTTTAA